GGGATAGTTGAGCAGCTCCCGGGTCGGGTTCGGCCCGTAGTAGTGCACATTCCGGTAGTTGCGGAAGTACCACGAATACGGCCAGGAGACGTCATCATCATAGGCAACATCGATCGACAACCCGTCGTTCATCCGCCGCGAAAGGTCCTCAACCTGCCCCAGCACAACCTTGACCGCCGGCGAGGAGTGGGCGTAGACCAGGAACTCGGTCGCCAGATCCGGGGTGATGTACGCCGCCCGAAAAGCCGCCCGAGCCGTCAGCAGGTACAGCAGCCCAGCGAACCCTACCAGCAGCAGTTGACCCAAGCGTTTCCAGCTCCAACCGCGCATGGCGAAGACAAGCAGCACAATCGCCCCGATGCTGGCCGCGGTCGCGGCCAGGAAGCCGGTCGTGGCTTCGAGCTGAAGCATCTCCTTCCCCTGAAAAGGCGGCGGGCTCCCGAGCAGAGCCCCCAGTGCCTTGGGGAGCGAGACCAGCAGCAACCCGACCCCGAGCAGAACCAACCAGGCACGGCCCCGAGAAAAAGCACTCCAGTCAATGCTCTCCAGAAGCCGGCCGATTCCCCACCCGCCCAGCAGAATCATCGGCAGGGTGATATGCACCGTCAGCCACGGCATGCGCTCCCCGGCGAACGTGTACAGGACCAGCGAGGTGAGGCACCAGTAGGCCAGGAACTCCGGGACCGGGAAGCGAGCCTGCAAGTCCGGGCCAGGCTCACCCGGCTTGCGATGCAGTCCGGCCAGGGCGTAGATCCCGGCGAGCAGGGCGGCCAGCGCCGGCAGGAATTCATACATCGGCAGTTGAATCAGCAAATAGTAGTACAGAGGTTGACTGCCGCGTTCAACGCCATGCTGGACCAGCCAGTACCCCAGTGAACCTACCAGGCCTGATAGCACGCCTGGGCCATGGGTGAACAGGGACGAGTACAGAGGCACGAAGATCGCGGCGAACACCCCAGCCGCGATCAGCCAGCGGCGCCAGTCCCACACCAGGCCGACCACGGCCGAAATCCCGACTAGCAGCAACAAGACGGCACCGGTCTTGTTCACCGACTGCGGATCGGAGTACGCCAGCGGATCCCAACCGAGGAGGTTGGCCGGGATCGAAGCCAGCAGCGGCAGCGTCAGGGTGCCGCTGATCACCAGCAGGTCGAGGTAGGCGAAATGGGTGCGAAGTCGTCGGCCAAAGGCGAGGATCAGCGTCACGGCCAGCAGCACGGCTCCGGCCAGGGCCAGCAGGATTCCGATCGCCACCAGCGGCGACTGGAAGGCACCGGCGGCGGCGACGACCTCGCCGGGATCGAGCGGGGCAGCGGTCTCGCCGGTGGCCACCAGCCCGCCACCGGAGCGCTCGCTCACCAGAGTCAGCAGGGCGACAAGAGCCCCGAATCCCGCCGCCATCAGACCGACCACGAACCCGGTCTTCAGCCCAGGCCTTGGCCAGCGGGTTCGCAACAGCTGCCAGGCCAGGGCAACCGCCAGGAATACCAGCAGTTGGGCGACATAGATGAAGTGTGTTTCCTTGGTTGCGGCGTGGAGCGACAGCGCCGCCGCCAGCAGGTACAGCCAGCGGCTCTGACGGGTTTCGAAGTAGCGAAACACCGCCAGGAACATCAACAGCCCCTCGACGACCACGAAGGCCTCGTTACGAACGTAGCGCGAGTAGTACAGCATGTAGGGAGAGACCAGCATCAGCGCCGCGGCGGCGATCGCCCCCAGCGTCCCCAACCAGCGGCGGAAATACCACAACATCCCGACCGCCATCGCCCCGGCCAGGGCCGCAGGGAAATGTGCCGTGGTATCGGTGTCCCCGAAGAGGAAGAACGAAGCCGCCACCAGGTGAAACTGTAGCGGGCCGTGCATCAGCGGTGTGTGCTGGAAGCCGCGCCCCTGGGAGTACAGCCAGGAGTAGTAGGTATGCAGGCTCTCGTCGTGGCTCATCACCCGGGTCTCCAGGTCGGCGAAGCGGGTGATCACCGCGAGCACCACGAGCAGCACGAAGGCGACGATCTCCCAACGGATCGTCAGCTTGCGGTCGAGGATGTCGTCGCCGGCTTGGGCGGCAGTCGTCTTGCCCTTTGGCTGGTTCATTGATTGCCCACCTTCTCCACCCTGGGGTTCGCCATGGCGGGCCCGAGTTCCCCGCCTCTCTCAGGCTGTCGGCGCAGGCGCCCGACCTCGCGCCCGCTCAACGCCCGCCACTTACCGGGAGCCAATGCCCCGAGCACCAGGCCAGCGAACCCGGTGCGAATCAGCCTGCGCACACTCAAACCCAATGCTTGCGCACTGAGCCGCACCTGCCGCTTCTGGCCTTCCCGCAGCACGACCTCCACCCAGCGATCGTCATCCTTCCGAGGTTGCAGACTGACCTGCGCCGGACCGAATCGGGTTCCATCCTTCAGGGTAATGCCGCGGCCCCAAGCGGCGAGTTGCGCCGAGGTCGGCCGATGATCCAGCAGGACCTGATAGGTCTTCTCATGTCCGTAGCGGGGATGGGTCAGCCGCTGCGCCAGCGGGCCGTCATTGGTCATCAGCAGCAGGCCTTCGCTCTGCATGTCCAAGCGGCCCACCGGATACAAGCGTAGATCAGCCGGCACCAGGTCGCGGACGGTTGGCCGACCTCCTTGGCTTCGCAAGGAAGACAGCACGCCGCGCGGCTTGTTCAGCATGAGGTACGCCAGAGATTCGGCGCGGCCAAGCGGCAGTCCGTCCAGCTCAATGTGGTCGGTGTCTGGCTCGACGACCATCCCCAGGACCGCCACCTTGCCATTCACGCGAACTCGCCCGGAGCGGACGAGATCCTCCGAGGCGCGCCGGGAGCCCACGCCGGCCTGGGCGAGCGCTTTCTGCAGACGAATGCCCATCAGCCGCCCTCGTCCCCCGCGGGTGCGGACGGCGGATCCTCCGCCGGCGCCGACTCGGCGCGAGCCTCGACTTGCAGCGGAGGCAGCTCGCTCAGCCGCGTCAGGCCGAAGTGCTGGAGGAATTCCGGCGTCGTGGCGTACAGGATCGGACGCCCGGCGCCCTCCGCCCGCCCGACCTCTTCGACCAATCCGTGCCGCAGCAGCGTCTGCAGCGCGGTTTCGGAATTCACGCCACGCACAGAGTCGATCTTGGGACGCGTGACCGGCTGCTCATAGGCCACGATCGCCAACACCTCCAGGGCGGCGCGCGTTAGGCGCGTCGTTCCCTCCAGGTTGAGGAAGTGTTCGACGTCCTGGGCAAGCTCCGAGGCGGTCGTCAGCTGAACAGCACCGTGATGCCACTGCAGGCGAATCCCGCGCCCCGCCGAGGCCTGGTCGAGCGTTTGCAGCCCATGCTCGACCTCGCGGGGCGAGACGCCCAGCGCCGCCGCCAGCTGGGCGGCCGTCGCCGGACCCCCGGCCACAAACAGAAGCGCTTCCAGACGCTGCGTCAGCCCATCTGCAGCAGGCGCGGAAGCCGGCATGCTATAATCTCGGTTCGATTGAGACTCCTGCAACGTGCTCATGAGATGATGACCGACAAGCGCCTCCCAATCATACTGGCAGCCCTGACCCTGACCGCCGCCACACTGGCGTGCCAGATCGATTTGGGGGGTCCGCCGCCTCCGCCGCAGCCGGTGACCCCGGCCAGCGGACCCGCCGCCAGCCTGGACCAGGTCTGGCGGTCCGCAGTCGAAGGCGCATCCGAGTCTGGGGAAGTCGTCTTCATCCTCGACGAAGCTCAGCTGACAGGCTATCTAAGCTCATATCTGGCCAAGCAGCAAGATCCCGTGTTCTCCGATCCCCAGGTGAGCCTGCGCGACGGCCGGCTGCGGATCCAGGGGACGGTCCAGCAGGGCGTGCTGAAAGCCGGCTTGCTGGTCACGATTGTGCCAGAGGTGAATCCCGAGGGCGGCATCGCCTTCCGGATCGAGTCGGCGGATTTGGGCCCAGCACCAGCACCGGAGGCAGTCAAGGAGAGTATCTCAGCCGTCCTGACGGAGTTGCTTTCCGGGCCCCTGGGATCTTTGGCGACCGGCGTCCGGGTCACTTCCCTGGTGGTCGATGAGGGACAGATCGCCATCGTCGGTGAGCTGCACTAGGGCCGGATGGGGATTATACCAGCCCGGTCCGGCATTGCCCTCGGCATGATGCCACCCCACGCAAGCCTCCGGCTGACCTCCCTGTGGATGTTCCTGGCCCTCGGGCTTGCCGGTTGCGCTGCACCGATCACAACCGCCGGGGATCTCAACGTAACCATCATCGCCGATGGCGAGGAGCTCGCCGCGCGTGTCCCGGCCGGCTCTACGGCGCTCCAGGCCTTGGAAACGGCGGGGGTCAACCTGGGGGCCTCCGACCGACTGGAGCCTCCGGCCTACGCCGTGCTCTCCGACGGCACGCACATCATGGTCACGCGAGTCAACGAGCGGTTTGAAGTCGAAACCGAAGTCGTGCCCTTCGAGCGCCAGACGATCCGCAACGAAGCGATGCCTGAAGGGGAGAGCCGTCTGCTGCAGCCTGGCATGAACGGCCTGCAGGAGATCACCTACCGCGTCGTCGAGGAGGAGGGCAAGCCTGCCTCCCGGACAGCGGTGAAGGTGGTGGTGGCCGAAGCTCCGGTGCCGGAGATCGTGATGATCGGGGCGCAGCTCTCTTACGCTCCGCTCTCCGTCGAGGGTGTGCTGGCCTACCTCTCTGGAGGGAATGCCTGGATCATCCGCGACGACACGCGGAACCGGCGACCGATCGTCGTCGGCGAGAACCTTGACGGCCGTGTCTTCCGCCTGTCGCCAGACGGCCGCTGGCTGCTGTTCTCGCAAGCCCCCGCCGATCCGTCGTCAGCGGAAATCAATCGCCTGTGGATCGTCTCGACCTCCGAAGCCGCGACCGAACCGATCGACCTTCAGGTCAGCAATATCGTGCACTTCGCCGATTGGTCGCCCCAGGCAATCGACGGCTACACGCTCGCCTACTCCACAGTCGAACCCAGCCCGGGCGCCCCCGGCTGGCAGGCCAACAACGACCTCTGGCTGCTCACCCTGACATTCGCCGGAAGGGTCGCCGACCGAGAGCAGATCGTCGAGAGCAACGCCGGCGGCCAGTACGGCTGGTGGGGCACTTCCTTCGCCTGGGCCCCCGACGGCAGCCAACTCGCTTATGCCCGGGCGGATGGCATCGGGCGGGTCCCCCTCGACGAGCCCGGGCTCCTGCCCCTGGTTGAGATTCAGCCGTACCAGTCGTTCTCGGACTGGGCTTGGGTTCCGGGCGTGGCCTGGGGAGGCGACAACCAGTCGCTGTACTTCGTTGACCACGCTCCACCCCAGGGTCTGGAAAGCCCAGCCTCCTCGCCGGCATTTGATCTTTCTGCATGGATCGGGGATTCCGCAACCGCCGTGCCGCTCATCGGCCAGGCCGGGATGTTCTCGTATCCGGCGGTTTCCCCGGCCCAGATTGAGGCCGGCGGAGAATTGGCCTACCGGATCGCCTACCTCCAGGCGCTGGCGCCCCTGGAGAGCCAGAACAGCAGCTATCAGTTGAGCATCGTCGACCGCGATGGCAGCAACGCCTCTCTCCTCTTCCCACCACCTGGTGAGGCAGGGCTGACACCCCGGCCGCTTGCCTGGTCACCATCCGCCGATCGGGTGGCGGTGCTGTACCGCGGCGACTTGTGGATCGTGGATGCGCAGACGGGCCAGGGCCAGAGGCTGACGGGCGACAACCAGACTGCGGCCATGGACTGGAAAGGCGGCTCCTGAGGCCGGGTCCGCACAGGGAGTTGATGGACCCTGCTCGCCATCCTTGACCAGCGGAGCAGCGCCCGGCGCTCAGCGAGAGATGATGCCTGTCGGCCAGCGGCGGGCAGCAAAGGAGGACGATTCAGTGAGAGTCCTGGTAACGGGCGGAGCCGGTTTCATCGGCTCCCATCTTTGTGACCGGCTGCTCGCCGAGGGGCATCAGGTCGTCGTCGTCGACAACCTGGTGACGGGGCAGGTCGAGAACATCGCCCACCTGGCGGGCCGGGAGGATTTCCACTTCATCAAGCATGATGTCTCCAACTTCACCTTCATCCCCGGCCATGTCGACGCCGTGCTTCATCTCGCCTCCCCTGCCAGCCCGAACCCGACCTCTCCGTACGGCTACCCTCAGCTTCCGATTCAAACGCTCAAGGTCGGAGCGCTGGGCACACACAACGCCCTTGGGCTGGCCCGCGCCAATCGGGCGCGCTTCCTCTTGGCCTCAACCTCGGAGGTCTACGGCGATCCGCAAGAACATCCGCAGCGCGAGACCTATTGGGGCCACGTCGACCCGGCGGGGCCGCGTTCGGTGTACGACGAAGCCAAGCGCTTCGCCGAGGCTATCACGATGGCCTATCACCGTTACCACGGACTAGACACCCGCATCGCCCGGATCTTCAACACCTACGGGCCCCGGATGCGCCTGGATGACGGCCGAGTGGTCCCCAATTTCATCTGTCAGGCGCTGCAGGGGCAACCCCTGACTCTCTACGGCGAAGGCCTGCAGACTCGGTCCTTCTGCTACATCGATGATCTGGTCGAGGGGCTGTACCGTTTGCTGATGTCGGACTCGCATGAGCCGGTCAATCTCGGCAACCCGACGGAAATCACCATCGCCTATCTGGCTGATGTGGTGAACCGGATGACGGCGAACCCCGCCGGCGAGCAGTACGTACCCGAAGGGCGGGCACCGGCAGACCCCCAGCGGCGCCAGCCCGATATCAGCCGGGCCCGCCAGGTATTGGACTGGTTCCCGGTCACCGAGCTTGAGGCCGGCCTGCAGGCGACGATCGCCGATTTCCAGGCACGCCTGTGAGCCTGGCGACCACCCGGCGCAGGCGGGAAACCTCGCGCTTCGCCAAGTTCGCCGTCGTCGGCCTTTTGGGCGCGGTAGTGGACTTCGGCGTCTTCAACCTGCTCATCCGCTTCGCCGGATTCGCCGTTGTGCCGGCGAGCATTCTGTCCTTCACGGCGGCGGTGACCAGCAACTTCATCTGGAATCGCTACTGGACCTACCCGGATTCCCGCAGCAAGCCGCTTCATCGCCAAGCCGGACAGTTCGCCCTCATCTCGGCGATCGGGCTGGCCATCCGAACCCCGCTGGTCGCCGTGCTCGTAGGCCCGATGACCACGATCGCCTCCGGCCTGACCGCCGCCGCCGAGGACATGACCGGGCCGCTCCCCAGCCTGCCCCCCGCGGAGGTGCTAGGTGCCAACCTGGCGCTGGCCACGGCTGTGATCGTCGTCCTGTTCTGGAATTTCCTGGCCAACCGTCTCTGGACCTACGCCGATGTCGAGTGAGCCAGGCGATGGCTGTCTGCAAGCTGGGTCGGTCCCCAGGGCCTGTATAATCTGGGATACGGGACGAGCGTGGGCGAGCGCATGACCGCCAAACCCCCAGCCAAGATAATCCCGATCTACAACACCAAGGGCGATTGCGAAGCCTTCATGGTGTTCCCCTACCTGTATAACGCGCTGGGGGAGTGGGTCGGCTGGGCGACGACGGCCCGGCAGGTCTATGATGTCGAGGGCTACTACGTGGGCTGGCTGACTGATGATCCGAGGATTCTGCGCAAGCGAACCTACGACCGGGCGCCGGCGCGGCGCCCGGTCCCTCCTCCGCCCACCGAGCGCGCCCGGCTCCCGGCTACAGTCCCTCTGCCGCCCATGATGGCCGAGCTGACGTTCGAGGTCTTCGACGTCTTGCTTGATGAGCCGGAGCGCCTGCACACTACCGACACCGGCGAACTCAAGCAAGACATGGATTGAGCCGAGTGCGGGCGCCGACCGAAAGGACCTCCCCCGACCATGTCCGACCAAGCTGACTCAAGCCTGCCCCGGGTCGGGTCGCTCACTGAGTTGCTGCAGCGAGCCTCCTCCAAGCGATTCCTGGAGGCGCCGCCAGCGGAGGACATCGGCCTCACCGACCACGTCGTTTATCCGTTCCTGGCCCTGATCGGTCAGCGCGAGATGCGCCTGGCGTTGCTGCTGGGGCTGATCAATCCTAACGTCGGCGGCGTGCTCCTGGTCGGACCGCGGGGGACGGGAAAGACCACTGCCGTGCGCAGTCTCACGGACCTGCTCCCCCCGGTTGCCCGCAGCCTGTGCCCCTACGGCTGCCTGCCCGAGGACGTGCTGGCCGGCGGAATCGATGCCATCTGCCCTGACTGCGCCCGCCGCTATGCCCAGGGCGAATCCCTTGTCTACCAAGATCAGGTTCGCCTGATCGAACTCCCTCTCAACGCCCGGCTGGAGGATGTCGTCGGCGGTCTGGATGAACGGGCGGCGGTCCACCAGCGTCTGCGCCTCAGTCGAGGCTTGCTCGCCCGGGCCGACCAGAACCTACTGTATGTGGATGAGGTCAACCTGCTCGATGACGAAATCGTGGACGCGATCCTCGATGCCGCTGCCCAGGGCATCTACACCGTCCACCGCGGCCCGATGGCTGCCGTCTACCGGGCGCGCTTCGTCCTGATCGGTTCCATGAACCCCGAAGAAGGCCGGCTCAGGCCGCAGATTCTGGATCGCTTCGGACTGCGTGTGGTCGTGCGCGGCCTCGAAGGGGCGGCCGATCGGATGGAAGCCTACCGACGGTCGGTCAGCTTCCGGGCCAGCCCGCGGCAGTTGGCGCACGAGTACGCCGACGAGACCCAGGCCGCGGCCGAGGAGATTGCCGAGGCGCGAGCCGCCCTGCCAGCTACCTCCATCTCGCCGGCCGCCGAGGCGCTGGGCCTGAGACTGATCAAGGAAATGGGGATCGAATCCCTGCGGGCCGAGATCAGCCTCTTCGAAGCGGCACGGGCGCATGCCGTTGCCGACGGGCGAAGGCAGGCCGATGAACAGGACATCCGCGCCCTGGCCCCCATGGCGCTGCGTATGCGACGCTCGCAATTCATGGTCGACTACCTCGCCGAGCAGCAGAAGGAAGACGACGAACTGATCCGGCTCACCCGCCCACCCCTACCCAGGCGCGGGGGCTCGTCCCGGACGAACTCGAGGCGGACGACACGCGGCACAGACCGCTGAGAATCAATCGAGCCGGCTCATGGCCGGCTCGATACAGCCCAAATAGGCTCAGGCCTTCTTCATCTGCTGATCGATGTAGTCCACGGCCTCGCCGACAGTGGTAATCTTCTGAGCGTCCTCATCCGAAATCTCGCCGCCGAACTTCTCCTCAAAGGCCATAATCAGCTCGACCAAATCGAGCGAGTCCGCCTCGAGCTCTTCACGGAATCGAGCCTCCCGTACGACCTTTGACTCCTCGACACCCAGAAGATCCACGATGATCTTCTTGATATCCTCAAACGTCTCTTCCATGACCGCGCCTCCTCGCCTCGGGCCTGTCTTGTGGGCACATTGTATCCCGGGTGCGCCTCAGGGGCAAGTTGACATGCCACCCCACAGGCTGGTAACATCTCTGCCCGCGTAACCAACACCGGCCCAAGGGGAAAGTTACGGAAACCTCCCAGCGCAAGGCGGACCACATCCGAGTGAACCTGGAGGAGGATGTCCAGTCTGGACAGGCCACCGGGCTCGCCGGGCTCCACTTCGAGCACAACCCGCTGCCCGAGATCGACCTGGCGCAGGTCGACTGCACGCTGCACTTTCTGGGCAAGCCGCTGAAGACGCCGATTCTGATCTCCTCGATGACCGGCGGAACGGCCCAGGCCCGCCGGATCAACCGGACCCTGGCCGAGGCCGCTCAGCTGCATGGCGCCGCCCTCGGTATCGGCTCGCAGCGGGCCGCCCTCGAGGCCCCCGCCTTGGCCGACACCTTCCAGGTACGCGAGGTAGCTCCGGATATCCTGCTGCTGGCCAATCTCGGCGCCGTCCAGCTGAATTATGGCTATGACGCCGATCACTGCCGGCGGGCGGTCGAGATGATCGGCGCCGACGCCCTGGTCCTGCACCTGAATGCCCTCCACGAAGCGCTCCAGCCCGAAGGCAACACGCGATTCTCTGGTCTGCTCAAGCGGATTGAGGCCGTCTGCCGCGCCCTCGAGGTCCCGGTGATTGGCAAGGAGGTCGGGTGGGGCATCTCCGCCGAGGCCGCCCGCCGTCTGGTGGAGGCCGGCGTGGCAGCCATCGACGTCGCCGGCGCCGGGGGGACATCCTGGTCGCAGGTCGAGATGCACCGAGCCCAAACCGAGCACCAGCGCCGCCTGGCCGCCGCCTTCCGGGACTGGGGCCTGCCGACGGCAGACGCGGTTCGCCAGGTGCGGGCAGCCCTGCCCGCCATCCCCTTGATCGCCTCGGGCGGGCTCGGCGACGGCCTGGATATCGCCAAGTGCCTGGCGCTCGGGGCCGACCTGGGTGGGATGGCCGGCCCGTTTCTGCGCAGTGCGGCTGAATCCGTTGAAGCCGTTTCGGATGCCCTGATGCTGGCTACGGCCGAAGTGCGGACCGCGATGTTTGCCACTGGATCCAGGACGCTCTCCGATCTGCGGCGGGCCCGCCTGGCGGCTCGCCCTTGAACACCAGCGGAACCCTGACTCTACACATGCTGCCGGCGATTGAGGCCGAGTTGCAGCTGGCGCTGGATCGCTTCCCCACCCCCTGGTACCACGAACTGGCTGAGATGATCGCCTACCATCTGGGGTGGGACGGCGAGGACCAGGCGGCGCGCGGCAAGAGGGTGCGCCCACTCCTGACGCTGCTGGCCTGCGCCGCGGCCGGCGGAGACTGGCAGCGGGCAGTCCCGGCCGCGGCAGCCGTCGAACTGATCCACAACTTCTCGTTGGTGCATGACGACATCCAGGACCAGAGTGCCACGCGGCGCGGTCGGCAAACCGTGTGGAAACGGTGGGGGATCGCCCAGGCGATCAATACCGGCGACGCCTTGTTCGTGGCAGCCCACCAGGCCGCCTCGCGCCTGTCGACGCGATCGGTCGAGCCCGAGACTGTGCTGGCTGTGCATCAGCGCCTCGACCAGGCCTGCCTGCGGTTGACTCACGGCCAGCATCTCGACCTGGCCTTCGAACAGGCCCAGGTCGTCACCCAGGAAGCCTACCTCGAGATGATTGCCGGCAAGACAGCGGCTCTGATCGAAGCCGCCGCCGCCGCCGGCGCCCTGGTCGCCGACGCGGCGGACACGCGGGTGAACCGGTATGCGGAGTTTGGGCTGCAT
The Anaerolineales bacterium genome window above contains:
- a CDS encoding polyprenyl synthetase family protein, which encodes MNTSGTLTLHMLPAIEAELQLALDRFPTPWYHELAEMIAYHLGWDGEDQAARGKRVRPLLTLLACAAAGGDWQRAVPAAAAVELIHNFSLVHDDIQDQSATRRGRQTVWKRWGIAQAINTGDALFVAAHQAASRLSTRSVEPETVLAVHQRLDQACLRLTHGQHLDLAFEQAQVVTQEAYLEMIAGKTAALIEAAAAAGALVADAADTRVNRYAEFGLHLGLAFQILDDILGIWGEPSVTGKPAGDDLIRRKKTLPVLMGLRASPGFAGLWAQADTAAGGLERMRHELQAAGVLEDSRKAAESHTLQALTALEAAQPAPPAGAELRSLADSLLQRRH
- the fni gene encoding type 2 isopentenyl-diphosphate Delta-isomerase, which produces MNLEEDVQSGQATGLAGLHFEHNPLPEIDLAQVDCTLHFLGKPLKTPILISSMTGGTAQARRINRTLAEAAQLHGAALGIGSQRAALEAPALADTFQVREVAPDILLLANLGAVQLNYGYDADHCRRAVEMIGADALVLHLNALHEALQPEGNTRFSGLLKRIEAVCRALEVPVIGKEVGWGISAEAARRLVEAGVAAIDVAGAGGTSWSQVEMHRAQTEHQRRLAAAFRDWGLPTADAVRQVRAALPAIPLIASGGLGDGLDIAKCLALGADLGGMAGPFLRSAAESVEAVSDALMLATAEVRTAMFATGSRTLSDLRRARLAARP
- a CDS encoding G5 domain-containing protein; its protein translation is MGIIPARSGIALGMMPPHASLRLTSLWMFLALGLAGCAAPITTAGDLNVTIIADGEELAARVPAGSTALQALETAGVNLGASDRLEPPAYAVLSDGTHIMVTRVNERFEVETEVVPFERQTIRNEAMPEGESRLLQPGMNGLQEITYRVVEEEGKPASRTAVKVVVAEAPVPEIVMIGAQLSYAPLSVEGVLAYLSGGNAWIIRDDTRNRRPIVVGENLDGRVFRLSPDGRWLLFSQAPADPSSAEINRLWIVSTSEAATEPIDLQVSNIVHFADWSPQAIDGYTLAYSTVEPSPGAPGWQANNDLWLLTLTFAGRVADREQIVESNAGGQYGWWGTSFAWAPDGSQLAYARADGIGRVPLDEPGLLPLVEIQPYQSFSDWAWVPGVAWGGDNQSLYFVDHAPPQGLESPASSPAFDLSAWIGDSATAVPLIGQAGMFSYPAVSPAQIEAGGELAYRIAYLQALAPLESQNSSYQLSIVDRDGSNASLLFPPPGEAGLTPRPLAWSPSADRVAVLYRGDLWIVDAQTGQGQRLTGDNQTAAMDWKGGS
- a CDS encoding SDR family oxidoreductase, translated to MRVLVTGGAGFIGSHLCDRLLAEGHQVVVVDNLVTGQVENIAHLAGREDFHFIKHDVSNFTFIPGHVDAVLHLASPASPNPTSPYGYPQLPIQTLKVGALGTHNALGLARANRARFLLASTSEVYGDPQEHPQRETYWGHVDPAGPRSVYDEAKRFAEAITMAYHRYHGLDTRIARIFNTYGPRMRLDDGRVVPNFICQALQGQPLTLYGEGLQTRSFCYIDDLVEGLYRLLMSDSHEPVNLGNPTEITIAYLADVVNRMTANPAGEQYVPEGRAPADPQRRQPDISRARQVLDWFPVTELEAGLQATIADFQARL
- a CDS encoding GtrA family protein; protein product: MSLATTRRRRETSRFAKFAVVGLLGAVVDFGVFNLLIRFAGFAVVPASILSFTAAVTSNFIWNRYWTYPDSRSKPLHRQAGQFALISAIGLAIRTPLVAVLVGPMTTIASGLTAAAEDMTGPLPSLPPAEVLGANLALATAVIVVLFWNFLANRLWTYADVE
- a CDS encoding rRNA pseudouridine synthase; translated protein: MGIRLQKALAQAGVGSRRASEDLVRSGRVRVNGKVAVLGMVVEPDTDHIELDGLPLGRAESLAYLMLNKPRGVLSSLRSQGGRPTVRDLVPADLRLYPVGRLDMQSEGLLLMTNDGPLAQRLTHPRYGHEKTYQVLLDHRPTSAQLAAWGRGITLKDGTRFGPAQVSLQPRKDDDRWVEVVLREGQKRQVRLSAQALGLSVRRLIRTGFAGLVLGALAPGKWRALSGREVGRLRRQPERGGELGPAMANPRVEKVGNQ
- a CDS encoding acyl carrier protein, which codes for MEETFEDIKKIIVDLLGVEESKVVREARFREELEADSLDLVELIMAFEEKFGGEISDEDAQKITTVGEAVDYIDQQMKKA
- a CDS encoding TIGR03663 family protein, with the translated sequence MNQPKGKTTAAQAGDDILDRKLTIRWEIVAFVLLVVLAVITRFADLETRVMSHDESLHTYYSWLYSQGRGFQHTPLMHGPLQFHLVAASFFLFGDTDTTAHFPAALAGAMAVGMLWYFRRWLGTLGAIAAAALMLVSPYMLYYSRYVRNEAFVVVEGLLMFLAVFRYFETRQSRWLYLLAAALSLHAATKETHFIYVAQLLVFLAVALAWQLLRTRWPRPGLKTGFVVGLMAAGFGALVALLTLVSERSGGGLVATGETAAPLDPGEVVAAAGAFQSPLVAIGILLALAGAVLLAVTLILAFGRRLRTHFAYLDLLVISGTLTLPLLASIPANLLGWDPLAYSDPQSVNKTGAVLLLLVGISAVVGLVWDWRRWLIAAGVFAAIFVPLYSSLFTHGPGVLSGLVGSLGYWLVQHGVERGSQPLYYYLLIQLPMYEFLPALAALLAGIYALAGLHRKPGEPGPDLQARFPVPEFLAYWCLTSLVLYTFAGERMPWLTVHITLPMILLGGWGIGRLLESIDWSAFSRGRAWLVLLGVGLLLVSLPKALGALLGSPPPFQGKEMLQLEATTGFLAATAASIGAIVLLVFAMRGWSWKRLGQLLLVGFAGLLYLLTARAAFRAAYITPDLATEFLVYAHSSPAVKVVLGQVEDLSRRMNDGLSIDVAYDDDVSWPYSWYFRNYRNVHYYGPNPTRELLNYPVIIAGDNNWAKIEPLLGDRYQSFEYIRMWWPTQEYFGLTWERIRGALTSAEYRQALMDIWLNRDYTAYGELRGIDFSQKNWSPSDRMKLFIRKDIVSQVWDYGAAPEALAPVTFVDPYEGGMSLKAAEPILGFTGTSAGQFSKPRAIDVAPDGSLYVADTLNHRIQHLAPTGEVLQVWGELGRLDQGEAPGGTFNEPWDVAVAPDGSVYVADTWNHRVQHFGPTGEFLGMIGTFGQAESPTAFWGPRSVAVDEQGRLFVSDTGNKRVAIFDDQGASLGQFGVPGYLEGQLDEPVGLAVDNEGRVYIADTWNQRIQVFEETEPNVFEPIREWPIEGWYGQSLDNKPYLAVSSEGIVCASDPEGYRVLCFDQTGKFLQGWGDFGATESTFDLPTGLEFDAQGNLWVVDAGNGRLMRFSLADGG
- the scpB gene encoding SMC-Scp complex subunit ScpB, whose amino-acid sequence is MPASAPAADGLTQRLEALLFVAGGPATAAQLAAALGVSPREVEHGLQTLDQASAGRGIRLQWHHGAVQLTTASELAQDVEHFLNLEGTTRLTRAALEVLAIVAYEQPVTRPKIDSVRGVNSETALQTLLRHGLVEEVGRAEGAGRPILYATTPEFLQHFGLTRLSELPPLQVEARAESAPAEDPPSAPAGDEGG